A window of the Rhodoflexus caldus genome harbors these coding sequences:
- a CDS encoding very short patch repair endonuclease, whose amino-acid sequence MDKLTQEQRRKNMQAVKSKGSKIETLLAKELWKRGYRYRKNDKTVYGKPDLTFKKYKIAVFAIIYSLQKKVVPQHIN is encoded by the coding sequence ATGGACAAACTGACCCAAGAGCAGAGAAGAAAAAACATGCAAGCAGTGAAAAGTAAAGGCTCAAAAATTGAAACTTTACTTGCAAAAGAACTTTGGAAGCGGGGATACAGGTACAGAAAAAATGACAAAACCGTTTACGGAAAACCCGATTTGACTTTTAAAAAATATAAAATTGCTGTTTTTGCAATTATTTATTCTTTGCAAAAAAAGGTTGTGCCGCAACACATAAATTGA
- the purD gene encoding phosphoribosylamine--glycine ligase, whose translation MKILILGSGGREHAFAWKIAQSPLCTALFIAPGNAGTSQVAQNVAIEATDFDRLADFIAANEIELVVVGPEAPLVAGFTDFMRQHPTLNHVRVVGPDKAGAALEGSKDFAKQFMMRHGIPTAAYRSFDSSNLEEGIAYLATLQAPYVLKADGLAAGKGVLIINDLAEAQAALREMIAEAKFGAASATVVVEQFLRGIELSVFVLTDGKDYCLLPAAKDYKRIGEGDTGLNTGGMGAVSPVPFANEEFLKKVEERIVKPTLAGLQKEGIDYVGFIFIGLMNVGGEPYVIEYNVRMGDPETEVVIPRIKTDLLTLLDAASRRRLAQAAFEIDSRTAVTVMLVSGGYPEAFEKGKPISGLDRIGEVTAFHAGTKQQGETVVTAGGRVIALTALADSMQEALQRSYRAAETITYEGKYYRRDIGRDLMA comes from the coding sequence ATGAAAATACTCATCTTAGGCAGTGGCGGGCGCGAACATGCGTTTGCTTGGAAAATAGCACAAAGTCCGCTTTGTACGGCACTCTTTATTGCCCCCGGCAATGCGGGCACTTCGCAGGTTGCTCAAAATGTTGCCATTGAAGCCACAGACTTTGACAGATTAGCCGATTTTATCGCTGCTAATGAAATAGAACTTGTCGTTGTCGGCCCGGAAGCACCTTTGGTAGCCGGCTTTACCGACTTTATGCGCCAACACCCCACCCTGAATCATGTGCGCGTGGTAGGCCCCGACAAGGCGGGCGCAGCGCTGGAAGGCAGCAAGGATTTTGCCAAGCAGTTCATGATGCGCCACGGCATACCAACCGCCGCCTATCGCAGTTTTGACAGCAGCAATTTGGAAGAAGGCATTGCCTACCTTGCAACCCTGCAAGCCCCTTACGTGCTCAAAGCCGACGGGCTGGCAGCAGGCAAAGGCGTGCTGATTATCAATGACTTGGCAGAAGCGCAGGCTGCCCTTCGCGAAATGATTGCCGAGGCCAAATTTGGTGCGGCAAGCGCAACGGTAGTGGTTGAACAGTTTTTGCGGGGCATCGAGCTGTCCGTGTTTGTGCTAACCGACGGGAAAGATTATTGCCTGCTGCCTGCCGCCAAAGACTACAAACGCATTGGCGAAGGCGATACCGGCCTTAATACAGGCGGCATGGGGGCAGTTTCCCCCGTCCCTTTTGCCAACGAGGAGTTTCTGAAAAAAGTGGAAGAACGAATTGTAAAACCTACATTGGCAGGCTTGCAAAAAGAAGGCATTGACTATGTCGGTTTTATTTTCATCGGGCTTATGAACGTAGGCGGCGAGCCTTATGTGATTGAATACAATGTGCGCATGGGCGACCCCGAAACAGAGGTGGTTATTCCGCGCATCAAGACCGATTTGCTGACCTTGCTGGATGCCGCTTCGCGCCGTCGCTTGGCACAAGCTGCCTTTGAGATAGACAGCCGCACCGCCGTAACGGTTATGCTGGTATCGGGAGGCTATCCTGAGGCCTTTGAAAAAGGCAAACCTATCAGTGGGTTAGACCGCATCGGCGAGGTAACGGCTTTCCATGCAGGCACTAAGCAGCAAGGCGAAACGGTGGTAACGGCAGGCGGGCGTGTCATTGCTCTCACAGCCCTTGCCGACTCCATGCAGGAGGCACTGCAACGCTCCTACCGTGCCGCCGAAACCATTACCTACGAGGGCAAATACTACCGCCGCGACATCGGCCGCGATTTGATGGCATAG
- the ltaE gene encoding low-specificity L-threonine aldolase gives MTIDLRSDTVTLPTAAMKAAMFNAPLGDDVYGEDASVNALQQYAAELFGMEAALFCPSGTMTNQIALKLHLQPGDEVICDKLAHIYNYEGGGIALNAHASVRLIESLNGKMTAEQIAANINPDDIHYPVTRLVAIENTVNKGGGICYKVADVEPIAKLCREKGLPMHLDGARLFNALVANKEQPRQYGQLFDTVSICLSKGLGAPVGSLLLGSRAHIRKALRIRKAMGGGMRQAGMLAAAGLYALQNHVERLAEDHRRAAIIARHLTACNYVAEILPVETNIVVFKLQPGTYEPAQFSEILKSKGILANPFAGGIRFVTHLDFNDEQLDTLLQVLKVL, from the coding sequence ATGACGATAGACCTCCGCAGCGATACCGTTACTCTGCCTACCGCGGCCATGAAAGCGGCCATGTTCAACGCTCCGCTGGGCGATGATGTTTACGGGGAAGATGCCTCCGTAAACGCCCTGCAACAATATGCCGCCGAGCTTTTTGGCATGGAAGCCGCCTTGTTTTGTCCTTCGGGAACAATGACCAACCAAATTGCCCTGAAACTGCACCTTCAACCGGGCGATGAGGTTATTTGCGATAAACTGGCGCATATTTACAACTACGAAGGCGGCGGTATTGCCCTGAATGCCCATGCCTCCGTGCGGCTGATTGAGTCCCTAAACGGAAAAATGACTGCCGAGCAAATAGCCGCCAACATTAACCCCGACGATATTCACTACCCCGTTACAAGGTTAGTTGCCATAGAAAACACCGTAAACAAAGGCGGAGGAATTTGCTACAAAGTTGCTGACGTTGAGCCTATTGCGAAGCTGTGCAGAGAAAAAGGGCTGCCGATGCACTTAGACGGCGCACGATTGTTTAATGCGTTAGTAGCTAACAAGGAGCAGCCCCGCCAATACGGCCAATTGTTTGATACCGTTTCTATTTGTCTTTCCAAAGGTTTGGGCGCACCCGTGGGTTCGTTGTTGCTGGGTAGCCGTGCGCATATCCGCAAGGCACTGCGCATTCGCAAAGCCATGGGCGGCGGCATGAGGCAGGCAGGTATGCTGGCTGCTGCGGGCTTGTATGCACTGCAAAATCATGTAGAAAGACTGGCAGAAGACCACAGAAGAGCCGCAATTATTGCCCGACACTTAACAGCGTGCAACTACGTTGCCGAAATATTGCCCGTAGAAACCAATATCGTTGTATTCAAGTTACAACCGGGCACTTATGAACCCGCTCAGTTCAGCGAAATACTCAAAAGCAAAGGAATTTTAGCCAACCCGTTTGCCGGAGGTATTCGCTTCGTAACGCACCTCGATTTCAATGATGAGCAACTGGACACACTCCTGCAAGTCTTAAAAGTTTTGTAA
- a CDS encoding ATP-binding protein, translating to MAERKNNGTRQLANLSKEELIGLIKQQQQTHDNQVSTLRLLIENASDMVLCIDRSLRVVAYNKPYAEHIKKLYDKEICEGGLIRDILPQASFLYWQEYFEKCTVKAQRIEVVHHLLRDGKPYILSVIMNPYMDISGEVGGAMIYLKDITEQVLTQQKLTRNEARFRAIMANTSDIIAVIDEAGETKFITPSFFRITGYDEQDSSIRNVLTLVHPEDLPLAQSEIKRLLTGDESNQPLEIRIRKQDGSYIYLEIIAQNKLSDENVRGLIINGRNITNRKKAETELIRARQVAEEAVKAKDNFLSVMSHEIRTPLSAVIGMANLLLQNRPGEHQIENLRALQSSADHLLSLINDILDFSKLQAGKLVFESSPFNIRDLITNIKDIHMLSAMEKGLKLSYDIATGIPEWLTGDKIRLNQILHNLVSNAIKFTERGSVRISVSVKERSDDRVLLQISVSDTGIGIPADKIEHIFELFTQIQNETTRRYGGTGLGLAITRYLVEMQGGNIYVESGVQRGSVFTFTIPYNIVQEPPQFRQTQAAISELLKDKPVLYIEDIAVNQLLMQNLAKMWQINLTAVSSGKEALEKIDDMRSQGHYFDLIITDILMPVMDGYQVAENIRKHPDIRVAHTPIIALTADVSAAVEKKAKDAGINFCLTKPIDQKILYQHMAAILAEKQTDYVYAPEHEPLNSDIHQPDFVADNQAFIEFLQLTNKQLKHSSEQLSRAITEADAELYQKEAHVLKGILAYIHQERLISQLQEVNQVLTSAGAEERMMTAMKVSNLLEALHRKIAAQIAELQT from the coding sequence ATGGCGGAGCGAAAGAATAACGGTACTCGGCAGTTAGCAAACCTATCCAAAGAGGAATTAATAGGATTAATTAAACAGCAGCAGCAAACGCATGACAATCAGGTAAGCACCTTGCGGCTACTGATTGAGAATGCGTCGGATATGGTACTGTGCATAGACCGTTCTTTGCGAGTGGTAGCTTACAACAAACCCTATGCTGAACATATAAAAAAACTATATGATAAAGAAATTTGCGAAGGTGGGCTGATTAGAGATATTTTGCCTCAGGCTTCATTTTTATACTGGCAGGAATATTTTGAGAAATGTACGGTTAAAGCACAACGCATAGAAGTTGTGCATCACTTGCTGCGGGATGGTAAGCCGTACATACTGTCGGTGATAATGAATCCTTACATGGATATATCCGGAGAAGTCGGAGGCGCTATGATTTATTTGAAAGACATCACCGAGCAAGTGCTGACACAGCAGAAACTCACCCGCAACGAAGCGCGGTTTCGGGCGATTATGGCCAATACCTCCGACATTATTGCCGTAATTGACGAAGCAGGTGAAACCAAATTTATCACGCCTTCATTTTTCAGAATTACAGGGTACGACGAGCAAGACAGCAGCATCAGAAACGTACTGACACTTGTGCACCCCGAAGACCTGCCGCTGGCGCAATCGGAAATCAAACGCCTGCTTACAGGGGATGAGAGCAATCAGCCGCTGGAAATACGCATCCGCAAACAAGACGGAAGCTATATCTACTTGGAAATTATCGCCCAAAACAAGTTGAGCGATGAGAATGTCAGGGGGCTTATTATTAACGGCCGAAATATTACCAACCGCAAAAAAGCAGAAACCGAACTGATTCGCGCGCGACAAGTAGCCGAAGAAGCTGTTAAAGCCAAAGACAACTTTCTCTCCGTTATGAGCCATGAAATCCGCACGCCGCTCAGCGCGGTTATCGGCATGGCTAACCTTTTATTGCAAAACCGCCCGGGCGAGCATCAAATTGAGAACCTGCGCGCCCTGCAATCATCGGCAGACCATTTGCTGTCGCTCATCAACGATATTTTGGACTTTTCTAAGCTACAGGCCGGCAAACTTGTATTTGAATCGTCTCCGTTCAATATCAGGGATTTAATAACCAACATCAAAGACATTCACATGCTGTCGGCTATGGAGAAAGGCCTGAAACTTTCTTACGACATAGCAACGGGCATTCCCGAATGGCTCACGGGAGATAAAATACGCCTGAATCAGATTTTGCACAATTTGGTGAGCAATGCCATTAAATTTACCGAAAGAGGCAGTGTTCGCATATCGGTATCTGTTAAGGAGCGCTCCGATGACCGCGTCTTGCTGCAAATCAGCGTATCCGATACGGGTATCGGTATCCCTGCCGACAAGATAGAGCACATATTTGAGTTGTTCACCCAAATTCAAAACGAAACCACGCGCAGATACGGCGGTACGGGGCTTGGCTTGGCCATTACCAGATATTTGGTTGAGATGCAAGGGGGCAATATTTATGTGGAAAGCGGTGTGCAACGAGGTTCGGTTTTCACCTTTACCATTCCTTATAATATTGTTCAAGAACCGCCACAATTCCGCCAGACACAGGCCGCCATCAGCGAGCTGTTAAAAGACAAGCCGGTTCTTTACATAGAAGACATTGCGGTAAATCAGCTGCTGATGCAAAACCTTGCCAAAATGTGGCAGATAAACCTTACCGCCGTTTCCTCCGGCAAAGAGGCTTTGGAAAAAATAGACGATATGCGCAGTCAGGGGCATTATTTTGACCTGATTATCACCGATATTTTGATGCCCGTAATGGACGGCTATCAGGTGGCAGAAAACATCAGAAAGCACCCTGATATTCGGGTTGCCCATACGCCTATTATAGCCCTGACAGCCGATGTGTCGGCCGCCGTTGAGAAAAAAGCCAAAGATGCGGGTATCAATTTCTGCCTGACCAAACCCATTGACCAGAAGATTTTGTATCAACATATGGCGGCTATTCTGGCAGAAAAACAAACCGATTATGTGTATGCCCCCGAGCACGAGCCACTCAACTCCGATATACATCAACCCGATTTTGTTGCTGATAATCAGGCGTTTATTGAATTTTTACAATTAACAAATAAGCAGTTGAAGCACTCTTCGGAGCAATTGAGCCGCGCTATTACGGAAGCTGATGCGGAATTGTACCAAAAAGAGGCTCATGTGCTGAAAGGTATTCTTGCTTACATCCATCAGGAACGACTGATATCACAGTTGCAGGAAGTAAATCAAGTACTCACGAGTGCAGGTGCAGAAGAGCGCATGATGACAGCCATGAAAGTCAGCAACTTGCTGGAAGCATTACACAGGAAAATAGCCGCTCAAATAGCTGAATTACAGACCTGA